In Salvelinus namaycush isolate Seneca chromosome 36, SaNama_1.0, whole genome shotgun sequence, one DNA window encodes the following:
- the LOC120030691 gene encoding palmitoyltransferase ZDHHC21-like — protein sequence MKLRLHFVVDPMGWFCISVVLAIWLYNSFFVPKLVLLPHFYEGHIHWALVVSYYSASAFCMAALFRASTADPGRLPTDPHIPHSEREQWEMCSKCNMMRPKRSHHCSRCGHCVRRMDHHCPWINNCVGEDNHWLFLQLCFYTQVLSLFTLALDFCQYYYFQPLTTLDQEAFTARHELALIRVSAIMGLVMFGGMSSLFYTQLAGILTDTTTIEKMANFSNKIGGAGGGSKESWQRTLAEVFGTTWKVLWFIPLRSRQPLTFPHQFRTHV from the exons ATGAAGCTTCGGCTGCACTTTGTGGTGGACCCCATGGGCTGGTTCTGCATCAGTGTGGTGTTGGCCATCTGGCTCTACAACTCCTTCTTCGTCCCCAAGTTGGTGCTGCTGCCACATTTCTATGAGGGTCATATCCACTGGGCCTTGGTTGTCA GTTACTACTCAGCATCAGCCTTCTGTATGGCAGCACTTTTCAGAGCTTCTACAGCCGACCCTGGCAGACTCCCAACCGACCCCCACATCCCTCACTCAG AGCGAGAGCAGTGGGAAATGTGTAGCAAGTGCAACATGATGAGACCAAAAAGGTCCCACCACTGCAGTCGTTGTGGTCATTGTGTACGTAGAATGGACCACCACTGTCCATG GATCAATAATTGTGTAGGGGAGGACAACCACTGGCTCTTTTTGCAGCTCTGTTTTTACACACAGGTCCTCAGTTTGTTCACCCTGGCTCTGGACTTCTGCCAGTACTATTACTTCCAGCCCTTAACCACATTGGACCAG GAGGCGTTTACTGCACGTCATGAGCTCGCCCTGATACGAGTGTCTGCGATCATGGGTCTGGTGATGTTCGGAGGCATGAGCAGCCTTTTCTATACTCAGCTCGCTGGCATCCTGACA GACACCACCACCATTGAGAAAATGGCTAACTTCTCAAATAAAAT TGGCGGGGCTGGTGGTGGGTCAAAGGAATCCTGGCAGCGGACTCTGGCTGAGGTGTTTGGCACTACCTGGAAAGTCCTGTGGTTCATCCCGTTGAGGAGCAGGCAACCGCTGACCTTTCCCCACCAATTCCGCACTCACGTGTAG